The Microterricola viridarii genome segment CGAGCTGCTGCCCGCCTAGTCGACCGGCACCAACCCGTTGGTCGAGTAGCGAGGAACGAGCGTATCGAGACCTCGCACGGGGCTCGGTTTCTGGCGCTGGCGCGCGCTCGATACGGCCCTGGCGGGCCTCCTCGACCAGCGGGGGATGGCTGGCGGGGGCTGCTGCCCGCCTAGTCGACCGGCGTGGGATGGCTGGAGGGGCTGCTGCCCGCCTAGTCGACCGGCGTGGGATGGCTGGAGGGGCTGCTGCCCGCCTAGTCGACCGGCGTGGGATGGCTGGAGGGGCTGCTGCCCGCCTAGTCGACCGGCGTGGTGTGCAGTTCGACGTGGCGCAGGTAGTTCACGGCGTTGTTGCGGATGCCGGCGCGCTCGGCATCCGTCAGCGCGCGCCGCACCTTCGCCGGCACCCCGGCGACAAGCGATCCCGGCGGCACGACCGTGCCCTCGAGCACCACGGCCCCGGCCGCCACGAGCGAGCCGGCACCGATGACCGCGCCGTTCAGCACCGTCGCCGACATGCCGATCAGACTGCCGTCCTCGACGGTGCAGCCGTGCAGCACGGCCCCGTGCCCGACCGACACGTCGCGGCCGATGGTGAGCGGGTAGCCGGCGTCCACATGGCAGGAGACGTTGTCCTGCAGGTTGGAGCCAACGCCGAGGGTGATCGGCTCCTGCTCGGCCCGCAGCACGGCGTTGTACCAGACGCTCGAATCCTCGGCGAGGGTGATCTGCCCGACGAGCACGGCGCCGGCGGCCACGAAGGCCGATTCGGCGATTTCGGGGGCCGGAAGGCCATGGAGCGGAAGCACGCGCGCGAACGGATCGATGTTCATGTCGCCAGCATAATGTGCGCCGGTCGCCCTAGGATCGGGGCATGGTGAACACCGAACATCCCGCCGTTGACCGTGTGCGCGAGGCACTGGCCGCGCACGGCGTGACCCCAGAGATCCGCTGGTTCGACGAGGCGACCCCGACCGCGCAGGCCGCAGCCGACGCCATCGGCATCGAGCTCGGCCAGATCGCGAACTCGCTCGTCTTCACGCTCGACGGCGAGCCGCTGCTCGTGCTGACCTCCGGCGCGCACCGGGTCGACACGGCCTGGCTGGGGCAGCAGCTCGGCGGCACGATCGCGCGGGCCAGCAAGGAGACGGTGAAGGATGCCACCGGCCAGGTGATCGGCGGGGTCGCCCCGCTCGGCCACCCCGCACCGGTGCGAACCCTCGTCGACGTCGCCCTCGCCGAGTACGACGAGGTGTGGGCGGCCGCCGGGCACGCCCACACCGTGTTCCCCACCAGCTACGCCGAGCTGCTGCGGGTCACCGGCGGCACCCCGATCGCCGTCGAGCCCCCCGCCTAAAATTCCGTTGAGAGCGGTCAAATGGCCGCTTTTTGTCGCTAAAAGCGGCCATTTGACCGCTCTCAACGGAATTGGGGCTAGAAGATGCGGGCGCCGATCTCGGCTGGCGCGGCGAGCAGGCCCTCGATCTCGTCGTCGAGCTTGACCAGCGTGATCGACGCACCGGCCATGTCGAGCGAGGTGCAGTACTCGCCGACATAGCTGCGGGCCACCGTGATGCCCTGTGCGGCCAGCTTCTCGTGGGCGATGCCGTACACCAGATAGAGCTCGCTGATCGGGGTGCCGCCGAGGCCGTTGACCATCAGCGCGACGCGGTCGCCGCTGACATAGGGCAGGTCGGCCACGACCGGCTCCAGCAGGATGTCGACGAGCTCGTTCGCGGGCACGATCTTCGCGCGCCGGCGGCCGGGCTCGCCGTGGATGCCGACGCCGATCTCGATCTCGTCATCGCCCAGCTCGAACAGCGGGGCGCCCTTCGCTGGGGGAGTGCACGCGGTCAGCGCCAGTCCCATCGAGCGGGTCACCGACACCACCTTCTCGCCGATGCGCATCAGCTCGTCCAGATCGGCCCCGGCCTCCGCGGCCGCCCCGACCGCCTTGATGACGAAGAAGTTGCCGGCGACGCCGCGCCGGCCGACCGTCCAGGTGGAGTCCTTGACCGCGACATCGTCGTCGATGAACAGGGTCTTGACGTTCACGCCGTCGGCCAGACTCAGCTCCTGTGCCATGTCGAAGGCCATCCGGTCGCCGGTGTAGTTGTTGACGAGCAGCAGCACGCCCTTGGGGGAGTTCAGCAGCTTCGTGGTCTCGTACACGTAGTCCATCGGCGGAGCGGCGAACACGTCGCCCGGGCAGGCGGCGTCGAGCATGCCGGGGCCCACCGCCATGACGTGCGCCGGCTCGTGCCCGGAGCCGGAGCCCTGCACGATCGACACCTTGTCGGCGCGCGGCGCATCGGCGCGCATGATCAGGTTGTACTCCGGCACGTATTTGAGGGTGTCGGGATTGGCCAGTGCGAGCCCCTTGAGCATCTCCGGCACGAACTGCTGGGGGTCGTTGACGAATTTCTTCATGGGATTTCCTCCACGGATCG includes the following:
- a CDS encoding gamma carbonic anhydrase family protein, whose translation is MNIDPFARVLPLHGLPAPEIAESAFVAAGAVLVGQITLAEDSSVWYNAVLRAEQEPITLGVGSNLQDNVSCHVDAGYPLTIGRDVSVGHGAVLHGCTVEDGSLIGMSATVLNGAVIGAGSLVAAGAVVLEGTVVPPGSLVAGVPAKVRRALTDAERAGIRNNAVNYLRHVELHTTPVD
- a CDS encoding YbaK/EbsC family protein gives rise to the protein MVNTEHPAVDRVREALAAHGVTPEIRWFDEATPTAQAAADAIGIELGQIANSLVFTLDGEPLLVLTSGAHRVDTAWLGQQLGGTIARASKETVKDATGQVIGGVAPLGHPAPVRTLVDVALAEYDEVWAAAGHAHTVFPTSYAELLRVTGGTPIAVEPPA
- the dhaK gene encoding dihydroxyacetone kinase subunit DhaK, whose protein sequence is MKKFVNDPQQFVPEMLKGLALANPDTLKYVPEYNLIMRADAPRADKVSIVQGSGSGHEPAHVMAVGPGMLDAACPGDVFAAPPMDYVYETTKLLNSPKGVLLLVNNYTGDRMAFDMAQELSLADGVNVKTLFIDDDVAVKDSTWTVGRRGVAGNFFVIKAVGAAAEAGADLDELMRIGEKVVSVTRSMGLALTACTPPAKGAPLFELGDDEIEIGVGIHGEPGRRRAKIVPANELVDILLEPVVADLPYVSGDRVALMVNGLGGTPISELYLVYGIAHEKLAAQGITVARSYVGEYCTSLDMAGASITLVKLDDEIEGLLAAPAEIGARIF